The following are encoded in a window of Ensifer adhaerens genomic DNA:
- a CDS encoding TolC family outer membrane protein, translated as MRAIRVPNGDSCSMKRILVTLVAMIAPIAMAEAHAEPLSSALAKAYHNNPTLNAARAGVRASAYDIDIARSAMHPKITWRSGIGYNSSAATNRGTFGIVLDQTLFDGLQTTNNVEVNKARQRAAEENTRNTEQNILFEATEAYMDVVLTRRIVVLRKQDLDFLKELTRSEIARHQAGERTRTNIAQAEARRAAAQAELSLAHAEAKRAQATYRQVIGDEPGNLTGGKVPVKMLPANIDKALAIAAKQHPALLAKRHLAEGAMFNVAVSEGKLLPTVKGAIGIGRGERVSAIDAMAFDGSAMEQKAGNELKVPIYQGGKAAAEVRRSKEDLGKSNFTVDVQHAEVQSKAASAWAQYQGALATASANRAAVKAAKMAKDGMMAEQAIGQRTLLNVLEAQADVVKAQVKLATAERETVVGGYRILSAIGRLGAKDLGLVARRADTETR; from the coding sequence TTGCGAGCCATCCGGGTTCCCAACGGAGATTCCTGTTCGATGAAACGAATACTGGTGACCCTGGTTGCAATGATTGCTCCGATTGCCATGGCTGAGGCTCATGCCGAGCCGCTTTCAAGTGCCTTGGCGAAGGCCTACCACAACAACCCGACGCTCAATGCAGCGCGGGCCGGAGTGCGCGCGAGCGCGTACGACATCGACATCGCACGGTCGGCGATGCATCCGAAAATCACCTGGCGCAGCGGGATCGGGTACAATTCCAGTGCGGCGACCAATCGCGGCACGTTTGGTATCGTTCTCGATCAGACCCTCTTCGACGGCCTGCAGACGACCAACAATGTCGAGGTCAATAAGGCGCGACAGCGCGCCGCCGAGGAAAACACCCGCAACACCGAGCAGAACATCCTGTTCGAGGCGACCGAGGCATATATGGACGTGGTGCTGACGCGCCGCATCGTCGTGCTACGCAAACAGGATCTGGATTTCCTCAAGGAGCTCACGCGATCCGAGATCGCCCGCCACCAAGCAGGCGAACGGACCCGAACAAACATCGCTCAGGCCGAGGCGCGCCGCGCTGCGGCGCAGGCGGAACTGAGCCTCGCCCATGCCGAAGCCAAGCGTGCCCAAGCGACCTACAGGCAGGTCATCGGCGACGAACCGGGCAATTTAACCGGTGGAAAAGTTCCCGTGAAAATGCTGCCCGCCAACATCGATAAGGCGCTGGCGATTGCCGCCAAGCAGCATCCCGCTCTTCTGGCGAAACGGCACCTCGCCGAAGGCGCCATGTTCAATGTTGCCGTCAGCGAGGGAAAGCTCCTGCCGACCGTGAAGGGGGCGATCGGGATTGGCAGAGGTGAGCGCGTGAGCGCGATCGACGCAATGGCGTTCGACGGATCGGCGATGGAGCAAAAGGCGGGCAACGAGCTCAAGGTACCCATCTATCAGGGAGGAAAGGCGGCGGCCGAGGTACGGCGCTCGAAGGAGGACCTCGGGAAATCGAACTTCACCGTCGACGTTCAGCACGCCGAAGTTCAGTCGAAGGCGGCCTCTGCCTGGGCGCAATACCAGGGAGCGCTCGCAACCGCGTCCGCCAACCGGGCCGCCGTCAAGGCGGCAAAAATGGCCAAGGACGGCATGATGGCAGAACAAGCGATCGGCCAGCGCACGCTACTCAACGTACTGGAAGCCCAGGCCGACGTGGTGAAGGCGCAGGTGAAGCTCGCCACCGCTGAGCGGGAGACCGTCGTCGGAGGCTACCGCATCCTGTCGGCCATCGGCAGGCTCGGGGCCAAGGACCTGGGCCTCGTGGCCCGACGGGCGGATACCGAGACACGATGA
- a CDS encoding winged helix-turn-helix transcriptional regulator: MKRLQQDDCGFASALNAIGGKWKTLILWEVNIEPRRFGELRRLLPGISEKVLAQQLREMEADRLVRREVFPAAVQRVEYSVTEFGKTLNEAVTVLSTWGKEHQARLAAKGEGCGADPGRN; this comes from the coding sequence GTGAAACGGTTGCAGCAGGACGATTGTGGCTTCGCATCGGCGCTGAACGCGATCGGCGGCAAATGGAAGACCCTGATATTGTGGGAGGTCAACATCGAACCGCGTCGCTTCGGCGAATTGCGACGTCTTCTGCCGGGGATCAGCGAAAAGGTCCTGGCACAACAACTTCGCGAAATGGAAGCCGATCGTCTGGTTCGCCGCGAGGTTTTTCCGGCCGCCGTTCAAAGGGTCGAGTATTCGGTGACGGAGTTCGGCAAGACCCTGAACGAGGCGGTCACGGTCCTGTCGACTTGGGGCAAGGAACATCAGGCAAGGCTTGCCGCGAAGGGCGAAGGATGTGGCGCCGATCCCGGCCGAAACTGA
- a CDS encoding ABC transporter permease has product MSVNQEGSQEAIRRRSWRDIDLRAVAPFVALALLLLVGALVNPNFISITNLANVATRSAFIAIIAVGATFVISSGDLDLSVGAMVAFIASLMILFMNSGVIADPVLMLLAAILFAIVAGALCGLTNGLITTVGKIEPFIATLGTMGIYRGLTTWLSQGGAITLKEPELQEMYRPAYFGTIAGVPVPIVVILAVTAVAAFVLYRTRYGRHVVAVGSNRDVARYSGISVNRVRTIAFVIQGLCVAVAVLLYVPRLGSTSATTGILWELQAITAVVVGGTALKGGAGRVWGTICGAFILELVGNIMLLSNFISEYLIGAIQGAIIIIAMLVQRSLVRKS; this is encoded by the coding sequence ATGAGCGTGAACCAGGAAGGCAGCCAGGAAGCCATCCGCCGCCGCAGCTGGCGTGACATTGATCTGAGGGCAGTGGCGCCATTCGTTGCGCTGGCGTTGCTTCTCTTGGTCGGCGCGCTGGTCAATCCCAATTTCATCAGCATCACCAACCTCGCCAATGTCGCCACCCGAAGCGCCTTCATTGCGATCATCGCGGTTGGCGCGACCTTCGTGATTTCGTCCGGAGATCTCGACCTCTCCGTGGGCGCCATGGTCGCGTTCATCGCCAGCCTGATGATCCTGTTCATGAACTCCGGCGTCATTGCCGATCCGGTTCTCATGCTCCTGGCGGCAATCCTCTTTGCCATCGTCGCCGGTGCGCTTTGCGGCCTCACCAACGGCCTGATCACCACCGTCGGCAAGATCGAGCCCTTCATCGCGACACTCGGCACCATGGGCATCTATCGCGGGCTGACGACTTGGCTCTCGCAGGGCGGAGCGATCACGCTCAAGGAGCCTGAGCTGCAGGAAATGTACCGGCCAGCCTATTTCGGCACGATCGCCGGCGTGCCGGTTCCGATCGTCGTCATCCTTGCGGTGACTGCTGTTGCTGCCTTTGTCCTCTACCGCACGCGCTACGGTCGCCACGTCGTTGCTGTCGGTTCCAACCGCGACGTTGCCCGCTATTCGGGCATCTCCGTCAATCGCGTGCGCACCATCGCCTTCGTCATTCAAGGGCTCTGCGTTGCGGTCGCTGTTCTCCTCTATGTGCCGCGCCTCGGCTCGACCTCGGCCACGACGGGCATTTTGTGGGAGCTGCAGGCGATCACCGCCGTCGTCGTCGGCGGCACGGCGCTGAAGGGCGGCGCAGGGCGCGTCTGGGGCACGATCTGCGGCGCGTTCATCCTCGAGTTGGTCGGCAACATCATGCTGCTCTCCAACTTCATCAGCGAATATCTGATCGGTGCCATCCAGGGCGCGATCATCATCATTGCGATGCTCGTCCAGCGTTCGCTGGTGCGGAAGTCGTGA
- a CDS encoding NUDIX hydrolase, with protein sequence MMQTPAVSRLSSDAIAASDAEPVVVDQAGAICIRKESGGDRFEVLLICGRTTGLWGIPKGHLEYGEDTPGAAVREAFEEAGVIGTALNDEIGGYTYSKLGKAAVYHVQVHLIAVVSMAPDFPEKGARAMRWVPASLAASLVGQPGLKTLLTERLGGLGNDSLASCAD encoded by the coding sequence ATGATGCAAACACCCGCTGTGTCACGTCTGTCATCTGACGCGATAGCCGCTTCCGACGCAGAGCCGGTCGTCGTCGACCAGGCTGGTGCGATCTGCATTCGCAAGGAAAGCGGCGGAGACCGGTTCGAGGTGCTGCTCATTTGCGGCCGCACCACCGGGCTCTGGGGCATTCCCAAGGGGCACCTGGAGTATGGTGAAGACACCCCTGGCGCTGCCGTCCGGGAAGCGTTCGAAGAGGCCGGTGTCATCGGAACGGCGTTAAACGACGAAATCGGCGGTTACACCTACAGCAAGCTCGGCAAGGCCGCCGTCTATCACGTCCAGGTTCACTTGATCGCCGTTGTGTCCATGGCGCCCGACTTTCCGGAAAAGGGCGCGCGCGCGATGCGCTGGGTGCCGGCGTCCCTCGCGGCGTCGCTTGTCGGGCAGCCTGGCCTTAAAACGCTTCTCACCGAACGGCTGGGCGGGCTTGGAAACGATAGTCTCGCGAGTTGCGCCGATTAG
- a CDS encoding LacI family DNA-binding transcriptional regulator, translating into MSNSQPATIEDVARIAEVSIATVSRAIHMPEKVAKSTRLKVNQAIAITGYTPNAMARSLRLGRSNMILVVAPDIGDPNFSSILVGLENEARAHGYGVLIGHTQNDAQRGLEYLKFFNSNQAAGMILFTGILPFGHQTLTARLPPTVGVFEPVFNGGIPYVGVDDVEGARKVVDLLISEGHRRIAFIGDSNTRLAYGRRRQGYEAGLAAADIAINSRLIMEGDGTVESGRLALEQLFMRDDLPTAFMCVNDQTALGVTLGLRARGYDIPDDFSVTGFDDVPQASFMTPSLTTIRQPRTAIGKHAMALLLELLSDRAPSETEILLRPDLVIRNSVGPPPARR; encoded by the coding sequence GTGTCCAATTCCCAGCCCGCAACCATTGAAGACGTCGCACGGATCGCCGAAGTGTCGATCGCGACCGTATCGCGGGCCATTCACATGCCGGAAAAGGTAGCCAAATCGACGCGCCTCAAGGTAAACCAGGCGATCGCGATTACCGGCTACACGCCCAATGCGATGGCGCGCAGCCTGCGGCTCGGGCGGTCGAACATGATCCTCGTTGTCGCACCGGATATCGGTGATCCGAACTTTTCCAGCATTCTTGTGGGTCTCGAAAACGAAGCGCGCGCGCATGGTTACGGCGTCCTGATCGGCCATACGCAGAACGACGCCCAGCGTGGCCTGGAATATTTGAAGTTCTTCAATTCCAACCAGGCGGCGGGCATGATCCTGTTTACGGGCATCCTTCCCTTCGGCCATCAGACGCTAACGGCGCGGCTGCCGCCGACCGTCGGCGTTTTCGAGCCGGTCTTTAACGGCGGCATCCCCTATGTCGGGGTCGATGACGTCGAGGGCGCTCGCAAAGTCGTCGATCTCCTGATTTCCGAAGGCCACCGGCGCATCGCCTTCATCGGCGATTCCAACACCCGCCTTGCCTATGGTCGCCGGCGGCAGGGATATGAAGCGGGGCTTGCAGCGGCCGATATTGCCATCAATAGCCGTCTGATCATGGAAGGCGACGGCACGGTGGAAAGCGGCAGGCTGGCGCTCGAACAACTCTTCATGCGTGACGACCTGCCGACCGCCTTCATGTGCGTCAACGACCAGACCGCACTTGGCGTGACGCTTGGCCTGCGCGCCCGCGGCTACGACATCCCTGACGATTTTTCCGTCACCGGCTTCGATGATGTCCCGCAAGCGAGTTTCATGACGCCTTCGCTGACGACCATCCGCCAGCCCCGCACCGCCATCGGCAAACACGCGATGGCGCTGCTTCTGGAACTGCTTTCAGACCGCGCGCCCTCCGAAACCGAAATCCTGCTGCGGCCTGACCTCGTCATCCGCAACTCCGTTGGCCCCCCGCCGGCACGGCGATGA
- a CDS encoding substrate-binding domain-containing protein, whose translation MHKKLFGLTLAAMTAFAGVSHAQEEKKVTIGVSIPAADHGWTAGVVFHAERVAKILMERNPGLNVIVKTSPDPASQANAVQDLETQGIDALVILPTDPDPLVNAIKEVKGKGTFVALVDRAPSVNDNSVRDLYVAGNNPALGQVAGEYIKATTPEAEVVVIRGLPIPIDQQRQDGFDKGIEGSKVKVLDRQYGNWNRDDAFKVMQDYLTKYPKIDVVWCQDDDMAVGVLQAIEQAKRTDIQYVVAGAGSKEMIKKVMDGDKMIPVDVLYPPAMVGTALEMTVANFYGQVPVRGVYTIDATLVTKDNAKDFYFPDSPF comes from the coding sequence ATGCACAAGAAGCTATTCGGCCTGACCCTTGCCGCGATGACCGCCTTTGCCGGCGTGTCTCACGCGCAAGAGGAAAAGAAAGTAACCATCGGCGTCTCGATCCCGGCGGCCGACCATGGCTGGACGGCCGGCGTGGTGTTCCATGCCGAACGGGTCGCCAAGATCCTGATGGAGCGTAATCCCGGCCTGAACGTCATCGTCAAGACCTCACCCGATCCGGCAAGCCAGGCCAACGCCGTGCAGGATCTTGAGACGCAAGGCATCGACGCGCTCGTCATCCTGCCGACCGATCCGGATCCGCTGGTCAACGCCATCAAGGAAGTGAAGGGCAAGGGCACCTTCGTCGCTCTCGTCGACCGTGCCCCGAGTGTCAACGACAACTCGGTGCGTGACCTCTACGTTGCCGGCAACAATCCGGCGCTTGGCCAGGTCGCTGGCGAGTACATCAAGGCAACGACGCCGGAAGCTGAAGTCGTCGTCATCCGCGGCCTGCCGATCCCGATCGACCAGCAGCGCCAGGACGGCTTCGACAAGGGCATCGAAGGCTCGAAGGTCAAGGTTCTCGACCGCCAGTACGGCAACTGGAACCGCGACGATGCCTTCAAGGTCATGCAGGACTACCTGACCAAGTACCCGAAGATCGATGTTGTCTGGTGCCAGGACGACGACATGGCCGTCGGCGTGCTGCAGGCGATCGAGCAGGCCAAGCGCACCGACATCCAGTATGTCGTCGCCGGCGCAGGCTCGAAGGAAATGATCAAGAAGGTCATGGACGGCGACAAGATGATCCCGGTCGACGTGCTCTATCCGCCGGCAATGGTCGGCACGGCGCTCGAAATGACCGTCGCCAACTTCTACGGCCAGGTTCCGGTGCGCGGCGTCTACACGATCGATGCAACGCTCGTGACCAAGGACAATGCGAAGGACTTCTACTTCCCGGATTCGCCGTTCTGA
- a CDS encoding PRC-barrel domain-containing protein: MDHTGHVRLAATELTPAILEGATVYGADDDKVGTVDHVHGVGTASTVVIDVGGFLGIGAKPVAVPLADLDFMRDEDGDVHAVTTWTKDQLKEMPEHYDS, from the coding sequence ATGGATCACACTGGTCACGTACGCCTTGCAGCCACGGAACTGACACCGGCGATTTTGGAAGGGGCAACGGTTTACGGAGCGGACGACGATAAGGTCGGCACGGTCGACCACGTCCACGGCGTCGGCACAGCGAGCACCGTCGTCATCGACGTCGGCGGGTTTCTGGGCATCGGAGCAAAACCCGTTGCCGTGCCGCTTGCCGATCTCGATTTCATGCGTGACGAAGACGGCGACGTCCACGCCGTGACGACGTGGACCAAGGATCAACTCAAGGAAATGCCCGAGCATTACGACTCGTAG
- a CDS encoding sugar ABC transporter ATP-binding protein, giving the protein MTTEHVDGAPVVLSARRISKSFSGVQVLFSVDFELRQGEIHALMGENGAGKSTLVKILSGFEQPTSGEILLDGKSTKLPANGAAEALGIVIIHQEFNLAEHLTVTESLFLGREVTRFGVLDRKFMRAETRRVLDLLGSHVDESAMIGSLSIAEKQMVEIAKAISRDARVVFMDEPTAVLSREETNFLFRLVRKLRDKGTSFVFVSHKLDEVMELTDRVTVLRDGQWIKTSPTSILDGEAIAQLMVGRELSSLYPAKNEPDVDEDVVLRVDAVSTGYVRDASFEVRRGEVLGFSGMIGSGRTELMEAIVGLRARTAGEVLVRGEPVPSGDVHAANKAGLAYMTKDRKAKGLLLNAGMMANLTLQSLGRHSRLGYLDPGSEEAALVKARRRFDIRVRDDRIVAGRMSGGNQQKLLLAKVMETDPSIIIIDEPTRGIDVGTKQQIYHFISALARDGRSIIVVSSEMPEIIGLCSRVAVMREGHIAGILEGDEISEQEIMRYAAGLKKKTAA; this is encoded by the coding sequence ATGACCACGGAGCATGTCGACGGGGCTCCCGTCGTGCTGTCGGCGCGCCGCATCAGCAAATCGTTCAGCGGCGTGCAGGTCCTGTTCAGCGTCGATTTCGAGCTTCGCCAGGGCGAAATCCATGCGCTCATGGGCGAGAACGGGGCTGGAAAATCCACGCTGGTGAAGATCCTGTCGGGCTTCGAGCAGCCGACATCGGGCGAGATCCTGCTTGACGGGAAGTCGACGAAGCTGCCGGCCAATGGCGCTGCGGAAGCGCTCGGCATCGTCATCATCCACCAGGAATTCAATCTTGCCGAACATCTGACCGTTACCGAGAGCCTGTTTCTCGGCCGCGAGGTAACCCGTTTCGGCGTGCTCGACCGCAAGTTCATGCGCGCCGAGACCCGTCGTGTGCTCGATCTCCTCGGTTCGCATGTCGATGAGAGCGCGATGATCGGATCGCTCTCGATTGCCGAAAAGCAGATGGTCGAGATCGCCAAGGCCATCAGCCGCGATGCGCGCGTCGTGTTCATGGACGAGCCGACGGCTGTGCTGTCGCGCGAGGAGACGAACTTCCTGTTCCGGCTGGTGCGCAAGCTGCGCGACAAGGGAACGAGCTTCGTCTTCGTGTCGCACAAGCTCGACGAGGTGATGGAACTGACCGACCGCGTGACGGTGCTGCGCGACGGCCAGTGGATCAAGACGTCGCCGACCTCCATTCTCGACGGCGAGGCGATCGCCCAGCTGATGGTCGGGCGCGAGCTGTCGAGCCTTTATCCCGCAAAGAACGAGCCGGATGTCGACGAAGACGTGGTTCTGCGCGTCGATGCGGTATCGACCGGCTATGTCCGCGACGCGAGCTTCGAGGTGCGCCGCGGCGAAGTCCTCGGCTTTTCCGGCATGATCGGCTCAGGCCGGACGGAGCTGATGGAGGCGATCGTCGGCTTGCGCGCGCGCACGGCCGGCGAGGTGCTGGTGCGTGGCGAGCCGGTGCCATCCGGCGACGTGCATGCGGCCAACAAGGCTGGCCTTGCCTATATGACCAAGGACCGCAAGGCCAAGGGGCTCCTGCTCAATGCCGGCATGATGGCGAACCTGACGCTGCAATCGCTCGGCCGCCACAGCCGCCTCGGCTATCTCGATCCCGGCAGCGAAGAGGCGGCCCTGGTCAAGGCGCGGCGTCGCTTCGACATTCGCGTGCGGGACGACAGGATCGTAGCCGGGCGCATGTCCGGCGGCAATCAGCAGAAGCTGCTTCTCGCCAAGGTCATGGAAACCGACCCCAGCATCATCATCATCGATGAGCCGACGCGGGGCATCGACGTCGGCACCAAGCAGCAGATCTATCACTTCATTTCGGCGCTCGCCCGGGATGGCCGCTCGATCATCGTCGTCTCCTCCGAGATGCCGGAGATCATTGGCCTTTGCAGTCGCGTCGCGGTCATGCGGGAAGGCCATATCGCCGGCATTCTCGAAGGCGACGAGATCTCCGAACAGGAGATCATGCGTTACGCCGCAGGCCTGAAGAAAAAGACGGCGGCTTGA